A genomic window from Sorex araneus isolate mSorAra2 chromosome 2, mSorAra2.pri, whole genome shotgun sequence includes:
- the LOC101550481 gene encoding 5-hydroxytryptamine receptor 3E isoform X2, with product MGGSEFYRERFSFYLLLGLLLQGRGSKLPINCSGFGQHGMYPTLLDSVFARKAFRPVTNWQVPTQVNLSFTMSAILDVVWDNPFIRWNPEECEGIKKISVTTKNLWLPDIFIVESMDVDKTPQGLTAYVSNEGLVKYKKPMKVTSICSLDIFYFPFDQQNCTLTFSSFLYTVDYMLLGMEKEVWEIEDISQEIVQTNGQWELLGINKATPTMTVGSSLYDQITFYVAIRRRSRLYVLNLLVPSSFLVAIDALSFYLPAESGNRAPFKITLLLGYNVFLLMMNDLLPTSGTPLISVYFSLCLSLMVVSLLETIFITYLLHVATTQPPPMPSWLHSLLLSCTSPWKGCPPGPQKGNRGLSLPSLHLPGVKEPMELVGKEAGPRGAETNRCPGSAKAQQEDEARKRHLVDLWVLFSHMMDTLLFRLYLLFLATSVITVIVLWST from the exons GGAGAGGAAGTAAGCTCCCCATCAATTGCTCAGGGTTTGGTCAACATGGGATGTACCCCACTCTGCTGGACTCAGTATTCGCCAGGAAGGCCTTTCGCCCAGTCACCAACTGGCAAGTCCCCACCCAAGTCAACCTCTCCTTCACCATGTCTGCCATCCTTGATGTG GTCTGGGATAACCCATTTATCAGATGGAACCCAGAGGAGTGTGAGGGCATCAAGAAGATCAGTGTGACAACCAAGAACCTGTGGCTCCCGGATATCTTCATCGTCGAGTC CATGGATGTGGATAAGACCCCACAAGGCCTCACAGCGTACGTAAGTAATGAAGGTCTCGTCAAGTATAAGAAGCCCATGAAGGTGACCAGCATCTGTAGCCTGGACATCTTCTACTTCCCCTTTGACCAGCAGAACTGCACCCTCACCTTCAGCTCCTTCCTCTACACGG TGGATTACATGTTGCTGGGCATGGAGAAGGAAGTGTGGGAAATAGAAGACATATCCCAGGAAATTGTTCAGACCAACGGACAGTGGGAGCTCCTGGGCATCAACAAGGCCACCCCGACGATGACTGTGGGCAGTAGCCTGTATGACCAGATCACGTTCTAT GTGGCCATCAGGCGCCGGTCCAGACTCTACGTCCTCAACCTGCTGGTGCCCAGTAGCTTTCTGGTGGCCATCGACGCCCTCAGCTTCTACCTGCCAGCCGAAAGTGGGAACCGGGCGCCCTTCAAGATCACCCTCCTGCTGGGCTACAACGTCTTCCTGCTCATGATGAACGACTTGCTCCCCACCAGTGGCACCCCTCTTATTA GTGTCTACTTCTCCCTGTGCCTGTCCCTGATGGTGGTCAGCCTGCTGGAGACCATCTTCATCACCTACCTGCTGCACGTGGCCACCACCCAGCCGCCACCCATGCCCTCCTGGCTccactctctgctcctctcctgcaCCAGCCCCTGGAAAGGCTGCCCCCCGGGACCCCAGAAGGGAAACAGGGGCCTGAGTCTCCCTTCCCTTCACCTCCCTG GTGTGAAGGAGCCCATGGAGTTGGTGGGGAAGGAGGCTGGGCCCAGAGGGGCGGAGACAAACAGATGTCCTGGGTCAGCCAAGGCCCAGCAAGAAGATGAGGCTCGGAAGAGACATCTGGTCGACCTGTGGGTGCTATTCAGCCACATGATGGACACCCTGCTCTTCCGTCTCTACCTGCTCTTCTTAGCCACCTCTGTCATCACAGTCATTGTTCTGTGGAGTACCTAG
- the LOC101550481 gene encoding 5-hydroxytryptamine receptor 3E isoform X1 produces the protein MGGSEFYRERFSFYLLLGLLLQGRGSKLPINCSGFGQHGMYPTLLDSVFARKAFRPVTNWQVPTQVNLSFTMSAILDVDEQLQLLSSFLWLEMVWDNPFIRWNPEECEGIKKISVTTKNLWLPDIFIVESMDVDKTPQGLTAYVSNEGLVKYKKPMKVTSICSLDIFYFPFDQQNCTLTFSSFLYTVDYMLLGMEKEVWEIEDISQEIVQTNGQWELLGINKATPTMTVGSSLYDQITFYVAIRRRSRLYVLNLLVPSSFLVAIDALSFYLPAESGNRAPFKITLLLGYNVFLLMMNDLLPTSGTPLISVYFSLCLSLMVVSLLETIFITYLLHVATTQPPPMPSWLHSLLLSCTSPWKGCPPGPQKGNRGLSLPSLHLPGVKEPMELVGKEAGPRGAETNRCPGSAKAQQEDEARKRHLVDLWVLFSHMMDTLLFRLYLLFLATSVITVIVLWST, from the exons GGAGAGGAAGTAAGCTCCCCATCAATTGCTCAGGGTTTGGTCAACATGGGATGTACCCCACTCTGCTGGACTCAGTATTCGCCAGGAAGGCCTTTCGCCCAGTCACCAACTGGCAAGTCCCCACCCAAGTCAACCTCTCCTTCACCATGTCTGCCATCCTTGATGTG GACGAACAGCTACAGCTCTTGTCATCATTCCTGTGGCTGGAAATG GTCTGGGATAACCCATTTATCAGATGGAACCCAGAGGAGTGTGAGGGCATCAAGAAGATCAGTGTGACAACCAAGAACCTGTGGCTCCCGGATATCTTCATCGTCGAGTC CATGGATGTGGATAAGACCCCACAAGGCCTCACAGCGTACGTAAGTAATGAAGGTCTCGTCAAGTATAAGAAGCCCATGAAGGTGACCAGCATCTGTAGCCTGGACATCTTCTACTTCCCCTTTGACCAGCAGAACTGCACCCTCACCTTCAGCTCCTTCCTCTACACGG TGGATTACATGTTGCTGGGCATGGAGAAGGAAGTGTGGGAAATAGAAGACATATCCCAGGAAATTGTTCAGACCAACGGACAGTGGGAGCTCCTGGGCATCAACAAGGCCACCCCGACGATGACTGTGGGCAGTAGCCTGTATGACCAGATCACGTTCTAT GTGGCCATCAGGCGCCGGTCCAGACTCTACGTCCTCAACCTGCTGGTGCCCAGTAGCTTTCTGGTGGCCATCGACGCCCTCAGCTTCTACCTGCCAGCCGAAAGTGGGAACCGGGCGCCCTTCAAGATCACCCTCCTGCTGGGCTACAACGTCTTCCTGCTCATGATGAACGACTTGCTCCCCACCAGTGGCACCCCTCTTATTA GTGTCTACTTCTCCCTGTGCCTGTCCCTGATGGTGGTCAGCCTGCTGGAGACCATCTTCATCACCTACCTGCTGCACGTGGCCACCACCCAGCCGCCACCCATGCCCTCCTGGCTccactctctgctcctctcctgcaCCAGCCCCTGGAAAGGCTGCCCCCCGGGACCCCAGAAGGGAAACAGGGGCCTGAGTCTCCCTTCCCTTCACCTCCCTG GTGTGAAGGAGCCCATGGAGTTGGTGGGGAAGGAGGCTGGGCCCAGAGGGGCGGAGACAAACAGATGTCCTGGGTCAGCCAAGGCCCAGCAAGAAGATGAGGCTCGGAAGAGACATCTGGTCGACCTGTGGGTGCTATTCAGCCACATGATGGACACCCTGCTCTTCCGTCTCTACCTGCTCTTCTTAGCCACCTCTGTCATCACAGTCATTGTTCTGTGGAGTACCTAG
- the LOC101550481 gene encoding 5-hydroxytryptamine receptor 3C isoform X3, which produces MSAILDVDEQLQLLSSFLWLEMVWDNPFIRWNPEECEGIKKISVTTKNLWLPDIFIVESMDVDKTPQGLTAYVSNEGLVKYKKPMKVTSICSLDIFYFPFDQQNCTLTFSSFLYTVDYMLLGMEKEVWEIEDISQEIVQTNGQWELLGINKATPTMTVAIRRRSRLYVLNLLVPSSFLVAIDALSFYLPAESGNRAPFKITLLLGYNVFLLMMNDLLPTSGTPLISVYFSLCLSLMVVSLLETIFITYLLHVATTQPPPMPSWLHSLLLSCTSPWKGCPPGPQKGNRGLSLPSLHLPGVKEPMELVGKEAGPRGAETNRCPGSAKAQQEDEARKRHLVDLWVLFSHMMDTLLFRLYLLFLATSVITVIVLWST; this is translated from the exons ATGTCTGCCATCCTTGATGTG GACGAACAGCTACAGCTCTTGTCATCATTCCTGTGGCTGGAAATG GTCTGGGATAACCCATTTATCAGATGGAACCCAGAGGAGTGTGAGGGCATCAAGAAGATCAGTGTGACAACCAAGAACCTGTGGCTCCCGGATATCTTCATCGTCGAGTC CATGGATGTGGATAAGACCCCACAAGGCCTCACAGCGTACGTAAGTAATGAAGGTCTCGTCAAGTATAAGAAGCCCATGAAGGTGACCAGCATCTGTAGCCTGGACATCTTCTACTTCCCCTTTGACCAGCAGAACTGCACCCTCACCTTCAGCTCCTTCCTCTACACGG TGGATTACATGTTGCTGGGCATGGAGAAGGAAGTGTGGGAAATAGAAGACATATCCCAGGAAATTGTTCAGACCAACGGACAGTGGGAGCTCCTGGGCATCAACAAGGCCACCCCGACGATGACT GTGGCCATCAGGCGCCGGTCCAGACTCTACGTCCTCAACCTGCTGGTGCCCAGTAGCTTTCTGGTGGCCATCGACGCCCTCAGCTTCTACCTGCCAGCCGAAAGTGGGAACCGGGCGCCCTTCAAGATCACCCTCCTGCTGGGCTACAACGTCTTCCTGCTCATGATGAACGACTTGCTCCCCACCAGTGGCACCCCTCTTATTA GTGTCTACTTCTCCCTGTGCCTGTCCCTGATGGTGGTCAGCCTGCTGGAGACCATCTTCATCACCTACCTGCTGCACGTGGCCACCACCCAGCCGCCACCCATGCCCTCCTGGCTccactctctgctcctctcctgcaCCAGCCCCTGGAAAGGCTGCCCCCCGGGACCCCAGAAGGGAAACAGGGGCCTGAGTCTCCCTTCCCTTCACCTCCCTG GTGTGAAGGAGCCCATGGAGTTGGTGGGGAAGGAGGCTGGGCCCAGAGGGGCGGAGACAAACAGATGTCCTGGGTCAGCCAAGGCCCAGCAAGAAGATGAGGCTCGGAAGAGACATCTGGTCGACCTGTGGGTGCTATTCAGCCACATGATGGACACCCTGCTCTTCCGTCTCTACCTGCTCTTCTTAGCCACCTCTGTCATCACAGTCATTGTTCTGTGGAGTACCTAG